CGGCGGTGCGGATCTCGGCTGTATTGTCGCCTGGGGCGGACTCGCCCTTGAGCTTCTCCTTCAGCTCGCCGAGCGCGGCCTCGACCTCGGCCTTGACGTCACCGGGGACCTTGCCCTCGTTGTCCTTGAGCAGCTTCTCGGTCTGGTAGACGAGCTGCTCGCCCTGGTTGTGGGTCTCGGCGGCCTCGCGGCGGCGCCGGTCCTCCTCGGCATGGGCCTCGGCGTCGCGCATCATCCGCTCGATGTCGTCCTTCGGCAGCGAGGAGCCGCCGGTGACGGTCATCTTCTGCTCCTTGCCCGTGCCGAGGTCCTTGGCCGTGACGTGCATGATGCCGTTGGCGTCGATGTCGAAGGCGACCTCGATCTGCGGGACGCCACGCGGGGCCGGCGGCAGACCGGTCAGCTCGAACATGCCGAGCTTCTTGTTGTACGCCGCGATCTCGCGCTCGCCCTGGTAGACCTGAATGGTCACCGAGGGCTGGTTGTCCTCGGCGGTGGTGAAGATCTCCGAGCGCCGGGTCGGGACCGTGGTGTTGCGCTCGATCAGCTTGGTCATGATGCCGCCCTTGGTCTCGATGCCGAGGGACAGCGGGGTCACGTCGAGGAGCAGGACGTCCTTGACCTCGCCCTTCAGGACACCGGCCTGCAGGGCCGCGCCGACGGCGACGACCTCGTCGGGGTTCACGCCCTTGTGCGGGTCCTTGCCGGTGAGCGAGCGCACCAGATCGGTCACCGCGGGCATCCGGGTGGAGCCGCCGACCAGGATGACGTGGTCGATGTCGGCGACCTGGATCCGCGCGTCGTCGACCGCCTGGTGGAACGGCGTCCTGCAGCGCTCCAGGAGGTCTTCCGTCATCTTCTCGAACTGCGCCCGGGTGAGCTTCTCCTCCAGGTGCAGCGGGCCCTCGGCGGAGGCCGTGACGTACGGCAGGTTGATGGACGTCTCGGTCGCCGACGACAGCTCGATCTTCGCCTTCTCCGCGGCCTCGCGCAGCCGCTGCACCGCCATCCTGTCCTTGGACAGATCGACGCCGTACCCGTTCTTGAACTGCTTGACCAGGTGGTCGACGACGCGCTGGTCCCAGTCGTCACCACCGAGGTGCGTGTCCCCGTTGGTGGCCTTCACCTCCACGACGCCCTCACCGATCTCTAGGAGGGACACGTCGAAGGTGCCGCCACCGAGGTCGAAGACGAGGACCGTCTGATCGTTCTCCTTGTCCAGGCCGTACGCGAGCGCGGCCGCGGTCGGCTCGTTCACGATGCGCAGGACGTTGAGCCCCGCGATCTCGCCCGCCTCCTTCGTGGCGGTCCTCTGGGAGTCGTTGAAGTACGCGGGCACGGTGACCACCGCGTCCGTGACCTCCTCCCCCAGGTAGGCCCCGGCGTCGCGCTTCAGCTTCTGCAGCACGCGGGCGGAGATCTCCTGGGCGGTGTACCGCTTGCCGTCGACCTCGCCGCTCGCGGGGAACCGCCAGTCGGCTTCTCCCATGTGCCGCTTGACCGACCTCACGGTGCGGTCCACGTTCGTCACGGCCTGCCGCTTGGCCAGCTCGCCGACCAGCACGTCACCGCCCTTGGCGAAGGCGACCACGGACGGGGTGGTCCGCGCACCCTCCGCGTTCGCGACGACCGTCGGCTCACCGCCCTCGAGGACGGACACGACCGAGTTCGTCGTTCCCAGATCGATACCCACCGACCGAACCATCATCGGCCTCCCAACCATCACCGAGGCACGCCCGGCGTCGAGCGCTCCACGTCTCGGCGACTTCCCCGGCACGCCCGGCACATGCCATCCCTCGGGAGATGGCCTGCCCCCCCGCGTGTTCGGCAGGCCCGCCGCGACCACCCCGACCTGCTCCCCCTCCTGGACCGCACCCTGACCGACGGCTGAGGGCTCCGGC
The DNA window shown above is from Streptomyces vietnamensis and carries:
- the dnaK gene encoding molecular chaperone DnaK translates to MVRSVGIDLGTTNSVVSVLEGGEPTVVANAEGARTTPSVVAFAKGGDVLVGELAKRQAVTNVDRTVRSVKRHMGEADWRFPASGEVDGKRYTAQEISARVLQKLKRDAGAYLGEEVTDAVVTVPAYFNDSQRTATKEAGEIAGLNVLRIVNEPTAAALAYGLDKENDQTVLVFDLGGGTFDVSLLEIGEGVVEVKATNGDTHLGGDDWDQRVVDHLVKQFKNGYGVDLSKDRMAVQRLREAAEKAKIELSSATETSINLPYVTASAEGPLHLEEKLTRAQFEKMTEDLLERCRTPFHQAVDDARIQVADIDHVILVGGSTRMPAVTDLVRSLTGKDPHKGVNPDEVVAVGAALQAGVLKGEVKDVLLLDVTPLSLGIETKGGIMTKLIERNTTVPTRRSEIFTTAEDNQPSVTIQVYQGEREIAAYNKKLGMFELTGLPPAPRGVPQIEVAFDIDANGIMHVTAKDLGTGKEQKMTVTGGSSLPKDDIERMMRDAEAHAEEDRRRREAAETHNQGEQLVYQTEKLLKDNEGKVPGDVKAEVEAALGELKEKLKGESAPGDNTAEIRTAVDRLSTVAQRIGAAMYSSPQQAPSDAGPTAGGEEDIVDAEIVDEDKREGGGG